The genomic DNA ATCTGAATTATGCTTTTAAttgaatgtatatgtatatataagtatatataaattattataaacTACACCTAACATTTATTTCTCTATCATTTGCAGGTTATTATTTAGATTCAGATTAATCATcagtctataaaatgtcaaaaaaaaatcacaattaaggTGATTCTTCTAATCTTTTCTCACCTGACCCACAGTTCAACCCTTCCCCCTAAAAACAATCAGTATACTATACAGTTTTGAATCCAGAGAGGCAAAAACAAGAGAATGTTTGACTTTTTCCACAGTACCTTTGCTtgaaaaataactaataaaatggttttcatttagttttttttcctgtcagcTGAACATTCAGTTCCTCAACTTCAAGTCGTATATGTGCCAAACCAGCCTGGAcattgcaataataataaaatatgtattttatagTTGCCTGAGGCTATATTGATGTCTTACCCTTGAGTCCTGGTCGACTATTCCCAGTTTGACCACTGTCACTGTCATGACTCTGGTAAATTCCTGATGACTCAGTGGATTTTCAAAGCATTTGAATACAATGAGTTCAGCATTGTTACTGTTAAGCAGCCACATCACCGTATGTACTGGATTTTGCTCAGCTTGTGTTAGTGTTTCTCAATATTCCTGGTATCTTATTGTTTAATACAGGTAACTTATGTGAtggaaaacaattaaataagaaACAATACAGCATCATGGAATACATATTCTTTATgcaaaatgtacataaatatacatttaattttaatatttacaataaatatacattaattCACAGTAACACAAATGGTAGTCATGTACAATAGAACAGTGCTGTAATATTCAGAAACATTGCCATTTCATGTTTGCATTGATTGTATAAGTAAAGGAGAATCACATTTTGCATTAGCTCTTGCTCTGTTTACAGCTGGTGAGCTTGATGCTTACTGTAATGAGTGTGGGTTTCAGCTCATGTTAACCTCACAATATTCTCCTTACTGCCTCTGCACACTGATCAGATAGAGTCTCATAATGCACAGTGTCAAATAATAAAAGAGCTTTTTCCTACTGGCTAAGTGTCTCTATTgtttcacacactttttttgctCCGCAACACAGGCCATGCTTGCAGAAGTCACTGGCAGCCACACTCGTCTACGATCATGTCTTCATGATGACGAAGGAGCATCTCGCTGTTCTCGTAGTACAACATGCTTAGCGGGCTCATTTTGGTCGGGGCACAGCAGGGTGACACCGCTCTTTCAGGGTGGTAATGTTTCAGTAAACtctggaaaagaaagaagaaattgaTTGTTAAAAACTGTCAAACCAGTTATGTTATATCTAAATAATAGCTGACTAATTGTCTGCCATGAAAACAGACTCACTCCCATCTAcccatacatgtgtatgtataacATGTTTCTGTTAAGGTTTTGCTGTATTCATTAATGCCCCAGGGGAATAATAAAGTATTCTTATCAAAAATGTTCAAGCATTATGCTGAATTCACAGTTCACCTTAGTCATTACAAATTATCTTCTATTTTATCCAAACATcttctaataaaaaaaagtgttttaaattgtaaatgccAAAATAAAGATGATTCATAAGTTAGACAAGACATTTCCAAGATTTCACATGATTTATGTTTTCTGTAAAATACTCACCTGCATATAAGCATGGTTTGTTGGATTAAGATCTTCTCCCAGAGGACCAGGGCAGGAACCTTCACAGCGGTATGCATTATACCGTTTAGGAAAGATGATCCAGGACCCCCAGCCTATTTGGTTAAAGTCTACATGCAGATCGACTTTGCGACAGAGAGATTTTTCACTAGCTTTTTTGGACACCTGCGGGCTTCTCACTGTTTGTTCTCTCTGGCCCCGTTTGCTCCTGCGCCTCTTTGGCCAACGAGCCTTTTTGATTTCAGCAGGGGACAAGAACTTGGATTGTTCAGCTGTATGAAGTAAGCTTGCTTTGGCCTTTGAGTTTTCATCTGAGCCAGTGTGTGAAAAGATGACCAGAAAGGCTTGGTCACTAACATCCTGCTCTTTCCCCGTGCTCGCCACATAGACAGGCTGGTCAGGGGGTGACAGGCCTCTCTTTGTCTCTACCGCTTTCCTTCTTCTTGACACTCTCTTGTGCCGGATTCTCGCCGTCGATTTCTGTCTGAGCCAATCCAAGAGAAGAGTGGTCATGTTGAACACTTTCCATCTGTGCGATGAAGTGACCAGTGATGATTTTGTGAGCAGCCCCACCAGCTGCTTTTCTGGGCAGCTCTTGTGCACATGGCATGCCTGGCCCTGCTGGTGATAGACCTTCACAGAGATGTTGTGAGCACTCGGGAGGCTGATCCTCAGCTCTGTGGCCTGGATCTGCTCCTCGGCCAGCAGGGTGTGGAGATCAAAGGTCACAAcccagtgtctgtgtctgtatgtcAAACCTGATGAAGTGAGGAGAGAGATTGGTATCATATACAGGTTCACACTTTGTCATGATGCATATCATAACTCAATATTTGTGAATGTTCTTAGTCATGCAGGTCATTGAATCTCCAAGAGTGTAgatgtaggcaactggacttatAAAGTATAAAGAAAGTGGATGGATATATAAATTGAACCATATTTTAGACCATATGAAAATGCCACACCTAACAGAATCTGTGTACAGAAGAACAAGCAAATGTCAAATGTGCAATAACAAAATCATATGTTTTATCAATCTTTagtaataaatcaataaaacttgATAGAAGATAGCACAAGATGATGCAGGAACTCAAAGATTATTTGTCTATATTATAGAAAAACTTAATCTAAATTGCAGAAATTGAACCTGGAAAATTTCAGATTAGGATATTAATTTTCACTTTAGCAAAGTATCTTTTTAATATTGCCTACttaaaataattacaacagAACTATATTTCCATAATAACTAATGTAATTGCCATTATTGTCAGTATATAGAATTAATAAATCTTCTGTTAAGCAATTTGATTgtgttaaatattttcttttctataGCTCCAAGATGAATGCATGAAGAGCCAAAGCCTCTGAAAACTATAATCCAGTCATTGTTCCAGTGAAGGACAACAAGTGCTGCACCCACATGTGTAAAGAGGGTGTGGAGGGTCTATTGTGATGCAGTGAACAGGTGTGGTTCAAATTAATCTATAGgattaaagcattttaaacatttcactaATGTATTGGGCACCGCAATTGGGCCATTTG from Solea solea chromosome 21, fSolSol10.1, whole genome shotgun sequence includes the following:
- the ndr2 gene encoding nodal-related 2; this translates as MRSLGTVDVALHASLLTLLLAQGIHKSKDGVYVRPLHRLSVLERSSAFHLPTYMVHLYRNFKSNFSRPMDVTKARAADTVKSVMAKSLTYRHRHWVVTFDLHTLLAEEQIQATELRISLPSAHNISVKVYHQQGQACHVHKSCPEKQLVGLLTKSSLVTSSHRWKVFNMTTLLLDWLRQKSTARIRHKRVSRRRKAVETKRGLSPPDQPVYVASTGKEQDVSDQAFLVIFSHTGSDENSKAKASLLHTAEQSKFLSPAEIKKARWPKRRRSKRGQREQTVRSPQVSKKASEKSLCRKVDLHVDFNQIGWGSWIIFPKRYNAYRCEGSCPGPLGEDLNPTNHAYMQSLLKHYHPERAVSPCCAPTKMSPLSMLYYENSEMLLRHHEDMIVDECGCQ